One Tenebrio molitor chromosome 2, icTenMoli1.1, whole genome shotgun sequence genomic region harbors:
- the LOC138125038 gene encoding WD repeat, SAM and U-box domain-containing protein 1-like isoform X3 produces the protein MSITQSDIKIIQSLTGHRSDVTTCDFTSDYTLVTGSSDKTVRIWDWVPGSGYVERSDSPLRGHKYQVTCVRISPQGAMLASASVDGTAILWNLQLGVKLYTMVQVNGDAIRVCRFAPDSSILVTAGDNGAVCIWDLVHRSLIRTIFEHEGTTQSLAFTPDSQYLISACSLEVLRVWYVQDLVDTTSDTACNPIAKCDNAHDLGVFCVDVNKTISVDENDPLIKYYTMATSGNSNEIKIWTITSKSTPKYKSATNEVSVDFSDSYDGHTSSVTCIRYNNSGSYLVSSSLDKLVKIWDREGNCVATLGGHNRYVNCVAISKDSLLVASGSNDKLILVWDLTGSLTTDSELVKPLRLSQTVSKFVTDGIPEMQLMRNAENNDNDVKMLEKIDDISDGAINCCSFNNSGVLATGSGDKLVRLFKVVEENNNVEEISWSPLEGHTYPVNYVEFSRDGTKLASCSLDGCTNIWEAETGDKIATLPENSLGIKVCRFSPNGELLITAGDDEKATIWDSSNIAAIAPVRTLEGHLDAVTSASFTPDGAIIATTSTNADFRLWKGDTYETIIVKEDAHDYGIQSCDFSQNLDPVPNSMVDEQCYVLGTCGNDSLVKLWRISLPKKGGEVNFDDIDMKIWRSLQGHGGNVICVRFSPDVSEIICSTATDRQARIWSVYSAECLYVLDHDSIVTACAFSSDCSLLATGCIDKTLWLWKLPQQLVFRTIVANKIKCRTKALIDWTNGDVIKWLKNMDLGDVVVNAQNASLDGQKLLTLSEEQICSGLDLSEDQTERLGKEIRWLKQDELQISKTKSSEIPHEFLCPITHEIMREPVTCSDGFTYEKNAICEWFMSGKYTSPLTNENLINTEYTYNQELRNAIHSFLDNEE, from the exons ATGTCAATTACACAAagtgatataaaaataattcaaagcCTAACCGGTCACAGGAGTGACGTAACGACATGCGACTTCACATCAGATTACACCCTAGTTACCGGCTCCAG CGATAAAACGGTGCGAATATGGGACTGGGTCCCCGGATCCGGCTATGTAGAGAGGTCAGACTCGCCCCTGAGAGGTCACAAATACCAAGTAACTTGTGTGAGGATTTCGCCGCAAGGTGCCATGTTGGCTTCAGCGTCAGTCGACGGTACCGCGATCTTGTGGAATCTCCAGTTGGGTGTCAAGCTTTACACAATGGTTCAAGTGAACGGAGACGCCATCCGAGTCTGCAG ATTTGCACCTGACAGCTCTATTTTGGTCACAGCGGGAGATAATGGAGCCGTGTGCATCTGGGATTTGGTTCACAGAAGCTTGATCAg GACGATTTTCGAACATGAAGGCACAACCCAGTCCCTCGCTTTCACACCAGATTCTCAATATTTAATAAGCGCTTGCTCTCTGGAGGTGTTGAGAGTCTGGTACGTGCAGGATCTTGTCGACACTACCTCAGACACGGCCTGTAACCCCATAGCCAAATGCGACAACGCCCACGATTTGGGCGTATTTTGCGTTGACGTCAATAAAACAATCTCAGTAGATG AAAACGACCCTTTGATAAAATACTACACCATGGCCACCAGCGGCAACAGCAACGAGATCAAAATTTGGACAATAACGTCGAAATCCACCCCAAAGTACAAGAGCGCCACAAACGAAGTCTCGGTGGATTTCAGTGACAGCTACGACGGTCACACTTCTTCTGTTACGTGTATTCGGTACAACAACAGCGGCTCATACTTGGTTTCGTCCAGCTTGGATAAACTTGTGAAGATATGGGACAGAGAGGGTAACTGTGTTGCGACACTTGGGGGCCACAATAGGTACGTCAATTGTGTGGCCATCTCCAAAGACTCTCTCTTGGTAGCTTCCG GTTCGAACGATAAGCTGATCTTGGTCTGGGATTTAACCGGTAGCTTGACCACGGATTCTGAATTGGTAAAGCCCTTGCGTTTGTCGCAAacagtttcaaaatttgtgaCTGACGGCATCCCAGAAATGCAGCTGATGAGAAACGCGGAGAATAACGACAATGACGTGAAAATGTTGGAAAAGATCGACGATATCTCAGATGGGGCCATCAACTGTTGTTCCTTCAACAACAGCGGTGTACTCGCTACGGGTTCAGG GGATAAATTGGTGAGACTGTTCAAAGTAGTGGAAGAGAATAATAATGTAGAAGAGATCAGTTGGTCACCCTTAGAAGGACACACTTACCCAGTAAACTACGTCGAGTTTTCTAGAGATGGTACAAAACTAGCGTCGTGTTCTCTTGATGGGTGTACCAACATTTGGGAGGCGGAG ACAGGGGACAAAATAGCGACTCTACCGGAAAACAGTTTAGGAATAAAAGTGTGTCGTTTTTCCCCCAACGGCGAACTTTTGATCACTGCCGGAGACGACGAGAAGGCTACAATATGGGATTCTAGTAACATAGCAGCGATTGC TCCCGTTAGAACTCTGGAAGGACACTTGGACGCCGTTACTTCGGCTAGTTTTACGCCAGACGGCGCCATCATCGCGACAACATCAACCAACGCAGATTTCAGACTGTGGAAAGGCGACACGTACGAGACCATCATCGTCAAAGAAGATGCCCACGATTATGGCATACAAAGTTGTGATTTTTCGCAGAATTTGGATCCAGTGCCTAACAGCATGGTCGACGAGCAGTGTTACGTCCTTGGAACCTGCGGAAATGACAGTCTTGTGAAACTCTGGAGGATATCTTTGCCCAAA aaAGGTGGTGAAGTAAATTTTGACGACATCGATATGAAGATCTGGCGCTCGTTGCAAGGCCACGGGGGAAATGTCATTTGTGTGCGATTTTCTCCGGACGTTAGCGAGATTATATGTTCGACTGCTACAGATCGGCAAGCGAGGATTTGGTCGGTTTATAGCGCTGAATGTCTTTATGTGCTCGATCACGATTCGATAGTCACGGCTTGCGCCTTCAGCTCCGATTGTTCGTTGTTGGCTACAGGGTGCATAGATAAAACTTTATGGTTATGGAAGTTGCCGCAGCAATTG GTGTTTAGGACTATAGTGGCCAACAAAATAAAGTGTCGGACCAAGGCTCTGATAGACTGGACCAACGGTGACGTCATAAAATGGTTGAAGAACATGGATCTCGGCGACGTCGTCGTGAATGCGCAAAATGCCTCGTTAGACGGTCAAAAGTTGTTGACACTCAGTGAAGAACAGATCTGTTCGGGATTAGACTTAA GTGAAGATCAAACGGAGAGATTGGGCAAGGAAATTCGATGGTTGAAGCAGGACGAATTGCAAATTTCTAAGACGAAAAGTAGCGAAATTCCTCACGAATTCTTATGTCCCATCACCCACGAGATTATGAGGGAACCTGTCACTTGCAGCGACGGTTTTACGTACGAGAAGAACGCCATCTGTGAATGGTTCATGTCGGGAAAATACACGAGTCCTCTGACTAATGAAAACTTAATAAACACCGAATATACCTACAATCAGGAACTAAGAAATGCCATACATTCCTTTTTAGATAATGAAGAATAA
- the LOC138125038 gene encoding WD repeat, SAM and U-box domain-containing protein 1-like isoform X1 has translation MSITQSDIKIIQSLTGHRSDVTTCDFTSDYTLVTGSSDKTVRIWDWVPGSGYVERSDSPLRGHKYQVTCVRISPQGAMLASASVDGTAILWNLQLGVKLYTMVQVNGDAIRVCRFAPDSSILVTAGDNGAVCIWDLVHRSLIRTIFEHEGTTQSLAFTPDSQYLISACSLEVLRVWYVQDLVDTTSDTACNPIAKCDNAHDLGVFCVDVNKTISVDENDPLIKYYTMATSGNSNEIKIWTITSKSTPKYKSATNEVSVDFSDSYDGHTSSVTCIRYNNSGSYLVSSSLDKLVKIWDREGNCVATLGGHNRYVNCVAISKDSLLVASGSTGSNDKLILVWDLTGSLTTDSELVKPLRLSQTVSKFVTDGIPEMQLMRNAENNDNDVKMLEKIDDISDGAINCCSFNNSGVLATGSGDKLVRLFKVVEENNNVEEISWSPLEGHTYPVNYVEFSRDGTKLASCSLDGCTNIWEAETGDKIATLPENSLGIKVCRFSPNGELLITAGDDEKATIWDSSNIAAIAPVRTLEGHLDAVTSASFTPDGAIIATTSTNADFRLWKGDTYETIIVKEDAHDYGIQSCDFSQNLDPVPNSMVDEQCYVLGTCGNDSLVKLWRISLPKKGGEVNFDDIDMKIWRSLQGHGGNVICVRFSPDVSEIICSTATDRQARIWSVYSAECLYVLDHDSIVTACAFSSDCSLLATGCIDKTLWLWKLPQQLVFRTIVANKIKCRTKALIDWTNGDVIKWLKNMDLGDVVVNAQNASLDGQKLLTLSEEQICSGLDLSEDQTERLGKEIRWLKQDELQISKTKSSEIPHEFLCPITHEIMREPVTCSDGFTYEKNAICEWFMSGKYTSPLTNENLINTEYTYNQELRNAIHSFLDNEE, from the exons ATGTCAATTACACAAagtgatataaaaataattcaaagcCTAACCGGTCACAGGAGTGACGTAACGACATGCGACTTCACATCAGATTACACCCTAGTTACCGGCTCCAG CGATAAAACGGTGCGAATATGGGACTGGGTCCCCGGATCCGGCTATGTAGAGAGGTCAGACTCGCCCCTGAGAGGTCACAAATACCAAGTAACTTGTGTGAGGATTTCGCCGCAAGGTGCCATGTTGGCTTCAGCGTCAGTCGACGGTACCGCGATCTTGTGGAATCTCCAGTTGGGTGTCAAGCTTTACACAATGGTTCAAGTGAACGGAGACGCCATCCGAGTCTGCAG ATTTGCACCTGACAGCTCTATTTTGGTCACAGCGGGAGATAATGGAGCCGTGTGCATCTGGGATTTGGTTCACAGAAGCTTGATCAg GACGATTTTCGAACATGAAGGCACAACCCAGTCCCTCGCTTTCACACCAGATTCTCAATATTTAATAAGCGCTTGCTCTCTGGAGGTGTTGAGAGTCTGGTACGTGCAGGATCTTGTCGACACTACCTCAGACACGGCCTGTAACCCCATAGCCAAATGCGACAACGCCCACGATTTGGGCGTATTTTGCGTTGACGTCAATAAAACAATCTCAGTAGATG AAAACGACCCTTTGATAAAATACTACACCATGGCCACCAGCGGCAACAGCAACGAGATCAAAATTTGGACAATAACGTCGAAATCCACCCCAAAGTACAAGAGCGCCACAAACGAAGTCTCGGTGGATTTCAGTGACAGCTACGACGGTCACACTTCTTCTGTTACGTGTATTCGGTACAACAACAGCGGCTCATACTTGGTTTCGTCCAGCTTGGATAAACTTGTGAAGATATGGGACAGAGAGGGTAACTGTGTTGCGACACTTGGGGGCCACAATAGGTACGTCAATTGTGTGGCCATCTCCAAAGACTCTCTCTTGGTAGCTTCCG GTTCCACAGGTTCGAACGATAAGCTGATCTTGGTCTGGGATTTAACCGGTAGCTTGACCACGGATTCTGAATTGGTAAAGCCCTTGCGTTTGTCGCAAacagtttcaaaatttgtgaCTGACGGCATCCCAGAAATGCAGCTGATGAGAAACGCGGAGAATAACGACAATGACGTGAAAATGTTGGAAAAGATCGACGATATCTCAGATGGGGCCATCAACTGTTGTTCCTTCAACAACAGCGGTGTACTCGCTACGGGTTCAGG GGATAAATTGGTGAGACTGTTCAAAGTAGTGGAAGAGAATAATAATGTAGAAGAGATCAGTTGGTCACCCTTAGAAGGACACACTTACCCAGTAAACTACGTCGAGTTTTCTAGAGATGGTACAAAACTAGCGTCGTGTTCTCTTGATGGGTGTACCAACATTTGGGAGGCGGAG ACAGGGGACAAAATAGCGACTCTACCGGAAAACAGTTTAGGAATAAAAGTGTGTCGTTTTTCCCCCAACGGCGAACTTTTGATCACTGCCGGAGACGACGAGAAGGCTACAATATGGGATTCTAGTAACATAGCAGCGATTGC TCCCGTTAGAACTCTGGAAGGACACTTGGACGCCGTTACTTCGGCTAGTTTTACGCCAGACGGCGCCATCATCGCGACAACATCAACCAACGCAGATTTCAGACTGTGGAAAGGCGACACGTACGAGACCATCATCGTCAAAGAAGATGCCCACGATTATGGCATACAAAGTTGTGATTTTTCGCAGAATTTGGATCCAGTGCCTAACAGCATGGTCGACGAGCAGTGTTACGTCCTTGGAACCTGCGGAAATGACAGTCTTGTGAAACTCTGGAGGATATCTTTGCCCAAA aaAGGTGGTGAAGTAAATTTTGACGACATCGATATGAAGATCTGGCGCTCGTTGCAAGGCCACGGGGGAAATGTCATTTGTGTGCGATTTTCTCCGGACGTTAGCGAGATTATATGTTCGACTGCTACAGATCGGCAAGCGAGGATTTGGTCGGTTTATAGCGCTGAATGTCTTTATGTGCTCGATCACGATTCGATAGTCACGGCTTGCGCCTTCAGCTCCGATTGTTCGTTGTTGGCTACAGGGTGCATAGATAAAACTTTATGGTTATGGAAGTTGCCGCAGCAATTG GTGTTTAGGACTATAGTGGCCAACAAAATAAAGTGTCGGACCAAGGCTCTGATAGACTGGACCAACGGTGACGTCATAAAATGGTTGAAGAACATGGATCTCGGCGACGTCGTCGTGAATGCGCAAAATGCCTCGTTAGACGGTCAAAAGTTGTTGACACTCAGTGAAGAACAGATCTGTTCGGGATTAGACTTAA GTGAAGATCAAACGGAGAGATTGGGCAAGGAAATTCGATGGTTGAAGCAGGACGAATTGCAAATTTCTAAGACGAAAAGTAGCGAAATTCCTCACGAATTCTTATGTCCCATCACCCACGAGATTATGAGGGAACCTGTCACTTGCAGCGACGGTTTTACGTACGAGAAGAACGCCATCTGTGAATGGTTCATGTCGGGAAAATACACGAGTCCTCTGACTAATGAAAACTTAATAAACACCGAATATACCTACAATCAGGAACTAAGAAATGCCATACATTCCTTTTTAGATAATGAAGAATAA
- the LOC138125040 gene encoding uncharacterized protein, which translates to MVNVNAKSPLSKRKSSDNAGDLQAGGTPKVAKLNTSLKTPGKGKNFATPGKGKNTPTPGKGKNTPAPGKGKNTPTPGKGKNTPTPGKGKNFASPGKGKNFQTPGKGKNFATPGKEKTVATPGKGQNATTPGKGKNTPETTPKQNNFVKAPQAVAGENVAKTPKTSPIKNQQQNNSMRQNNQKNKRASTSENEGSPAKKQKMIAGAGGVKNEPQQPKGKKPRPQRAQANKLKKFPGTSGLEQAAESKPVIKKEEKVEAKKGKRDKQRKTQFFGLKQKVKAGDKDCLNKLELKIKNLENNKDLSKTAMKKLRQLQKLRDVATGVIKETKPQTVTQKRRERRKDVKAKHVEGESGQNKEVKVVKAEEEKEVKVEANKTEAADSSDYEVDAEITPDTIIKTTESVEEEDSENVEEDEEEDNAEEEEDGDNAEEEEDGDNVEEEGDGDNVEEEEENLDDSDEVEVSEEDSNNPAQNLKGKQSQAKAQSGGFQGKTTDKKQSRYVLYVGNLPYDITEEEVSEHFKTAGKVRDIRIPKDRTTNKPRGFAYVEFHDETTYQKGLSLHHTFIKRRRINVLYTQGANKQGEDNKKEVKAKNFKLHAMRKQGQLAGSVRQDQKRSFRRAKQQTPRVNGDS; encoded by the coding sequence ATGGTGAATGTAAACGCAAAATCTCCGCTTTCAAAGCGAAAAAGTTCCGATAATGCTGGCGATTTGCAAGCCGGCGGGACCCCCAAAGTAGCGAAGCTTAACACTAGTTTAAAAACGCCTGGTAAAGGCAAGAACTTCGCAACTCCCGGTAAAGGCAAGAACACGCCAACTCCTGGTAAAGGCAAGAACACGCCAGCTCCTGGTAAAGGGAAAAACACGCCAACACCCGGTAAAGGCAAGAACACGCCGACTCCCGGTAAaggcaaaaattttgcctCTCCTGGTAAaggcaaaaatttccaaactcCCGGGAAAGGTAAGAATTTTGCAACTCCTGGAAAAGAGAAAACTGTTGCAACGCCTGGAAAAGGCCAAAATGCTACCACTCCTGGGAAAGGAAAAAATACACCTGAGACCACTCCCAAACAGAATAATTTTGTGAAAGCGCCACAGGCAGTCGCTGGGGAAAATGTAGCTAAAACCCCAAAAACTTCACCGATCAAGAATCAGCAGCAGAATAATTCGATGagacaaaataatcaaaagaACAAGAGGGCTAGTACTTCTGAAAATGAAGGTTCACCtgcaaaaaagcaaaaaatgaTCGCTGGGGCTGGTGGTGTGAAAAATGAGCCACAGCAACCAAAAGGGAAAAAGCCTCGGCCACAACGAGCTCAAGCGAATAAACTAAAAAAGTTCCCTGGAACTTCAGGTCTTGAACAGGCAGCAGAAAGTAAGCCTGTGatcaaaaaagaagaaaaggtGGAGGCCAAAAAGGGAAAGCGAGATAAACAACGCAAGACTCAATTTTTTGGCTTGAAACAAAAAGTTAAGGCTGGTGATAAGGATTGTCTCAACAAACTTGagctgaaaataaaaaatcttgaaaacaacaaagacTTGTCAAAAACAGCAATGAAAAAGTTGAGACAATTGCAGAAATTGAGAGATGTTGCGACTGGAGTGATAAAAGAAACAAAGCCACAAACAGTCACACAAAAACGTAGAGAAAGACGAAAAGATGTCAAAGCTAAACATGTTGAGGGAGAGAGTGGGCAAAACAAAGAAGTAAAAGTTGTAAAAGCAGAAGAGGAGAAAGAAGTGAAGGTAGAGGCAAATAAAACGGAAGCCGCTGATTCCAGTGATTATGAAGTTGATGCTGAAATAACTCCTGATACGATTATAAAAACAACTGAAAGCGTTGAAGAGGAGGATAGTGAAAATGTTGAAGAAGATGAAGAGGAGGACAATGCTGAGGAAGAGGAAGATGGGGACAATGCTGAGGAAGAGGAAGATGGGGACAATGTTGAGGAAGAGGGAGATGGGGACAATGTTGAGGAAGAGGAAGAAAACCTAGATGATTCAGATGAGGTAGAAGTTTCTGAAGAGGACTCAAATAATCCTGCACAAAATCTGAAAGGTAAGCAATCGCAAGCAAAAGCACAATCAGGAGGGTTCCAAGGAAAAACTACAGACAAAAAACAAAGTAGATATGTGCTCTACGTGGGAAATCTTCCTTATGATATAACAGAAGAGGAGGTTTCTGAGCATTTTAAAACTGCTGGAAAGGTCCGCGATATTCGCATACCTAAGGACAGAACAACTAACAAACCTAGAGGATTTGCTTATGTCGAGTTTCATGATGAAACCACTTATCAGAAAGGTTTATCTTTACATCACACTTTTATTAAAAGGAGACGCATTAATGTCCTCTACACCCAAGGAGCCAACAAACAGGGCGAAGATAACAAGAAGGAAGTGAAagctaaaaattttaaactgcaTGCCATGAGAAAACAAGGACAGTTGGCGGGAAGCGTCAGACAAGATCAGAAGAGGTCTTTTAGAAGAGCCAAGCAGCAAACTCCGAGGGTCAATGGTGActcttaa
- the LOC138125038 gene encoding WD repeat, SAM and U-box domain-containing protein 1-like isoform X2 → MSITQSDIKIIQSLTGHRSDVTTCDFTSDYTLVTGSSDKTVRIWDWVPGSGYVERSDSPLRGHKYQVTCVRISPQGAMLASASVDGTAILWNLQLGVKLYTMVQVNGDAIRVCRFAPDSSILVTAGDNGAVCIWDLVHRSLIRTIFEHEGTTQSLAFTPDSQYLISACSLEVLRVWYVQDLVDTTSDTACNPIAKCDNAHDLGVFCVDVNKTISVDENDPLIKYYTMATSGNSNEIKIWTITSKSTPKYKSATNEVSVDFSDSYDGHTSSVTCIRYNNSGSYLVSSSLDKLVKIWDREGNCVATLGGHNRYVNCVAISKDSLLVASGSTGSNDKLILVWDLTGSLTTDSELVKPLRLSQTVSKFVTDGIPEMQLMRNAENNDNDVKMLEKIDDISDGAINCCSFNNSGVLATGSGDKLVRLFKVVEENNNVEEISWSPLEGHTYPVNYVEFSRDGTKLASCSLDGCTNIWEAETGDKIATLPENSLGIKVCRFSPNGELLITAGDDEKATIWDSSNIAAIATLEGHLDAVTSASFTPDGAIIATTSTNADFRLWKGDTYETIIVKEDAHDYGIQSCDFSQNLDPVPNSMVDEQCYVLGTCGNDSLVKLWRISLPKKGGEVNFDDIDMKIWRSLQGHGGNVICVRFSPDVSEIICSTATDRQARIWSVYSAECLYVLDHDSIVTACAFSSDCSLLATGCIDKTLWLWKLPQQLVFRTIVANKIKCRTKALIDWTNGDVIKWLKNMDLGDVVVNAQNASLDGQKLLTLSEEQICSGLDLSEDQTERLGKEIRWLKQDELQISKTKSSEIPHEFLCPITHEIMREPVTCSDGFTYEKNAICEWFMSGKYTSPLTNENLINTEYTYNQELRNAIHSFLDNEE, encoded by the exons ATGTCAATTACACAAagtgatataaaaataattcaaagcCTAACCGGTCACAGGAGTGACGTAACGACATGCGACTTCACATCAGATTACACCCTAGTTACCGGCTCCAG CGATAAAACGGTGCGAATATGGGACTGGGTCCCCGGATCCGGCTATGTAGAGAGGTCAGACTCGCCCCTGAGAGGTCACAAATACCAAGTAACTTGTGTGAGGATTTCGCCGCAAGGTGCCATGTTGGCTTCAGCGTCAGTCGACGGTACCGCGATCTTGTGGAATCTCCAGTTGGGTGTCAAGCTTTACACAATGGTTCAAGTGAACGGAGACGCCATCCGAGTCTGCAG ATTTGCACCTGACAGCTCTATTTTGGTCACAGCGGGAGATAATGGAGCCGTGTGCATCTGGGATTTGGTTCACAGAAGCTTGATCAg GACGATTTTCGAACATGAAGGCACAACCCAGTCCCTCGCTTTCACACCAGATTCTCAATATTTAATAAGCGCTTGCTCTCTGGAGGTGTTGAGAGTCTGGTACGTGCAGGATCTTGTCGACACTACCTCAGACACGGCCTGTAACCCCATAGCCAAATGCGACAACGCCCACGATTTGGGCGTATTTTGCGTTGACGTCAATAAAACAATCTCAGTAGATG AAAACGACCCTTTGATAAAATACTACACCATGGCCACCAGCGGCAACAGCAACGAGATCAAAATTTGGACAATAACGTCGAAATCCACCCCAAAGTACAAGAGCGCCACAAACGAAGTCTCGGTGGATTTCAGTGACAGCTACGACGGTCACACTTCTTCTGTTACGTGTATTCGGTACAACAACAGCGGCTCATACTTGGTTTCGTCCAGCTTGGATAAACTTGTGAAGATATGGGACAGAGAGGGTAACTGTGTTGCGACACTTGGGGGCCACAATAGGTACGTCAATTGTGTGGCCATCTCCAAAGACTCTCTCTTGGTAGCTTCCG GTTCCACAGGTTCGAACGATAAGCTGATCTTGGTCTGGGATTTAACCGGTAGCTTGACCACGGATTCTGAATTGGTAAAGCCCTTGCGTTTGTCGCAAacagtttcaaaatttgtgaCTGACGGCATCCCAGAAATGCAGCTGATGAGAAACGCGGAGAATAACGACAATGACGTGAAAATGTTGGAAAAGATCGACGATATCTCAGATGGGGCCATCAACTGTTGTTCCTTCAACAACAGCGGTGTACTCGCTACGGGTTCAGG GGATAAATTGGTGAGACTGTTCAAAGTAGTGGAAGAGAATAATAATGTAGAAGAGATCAGTTGGTCACCCTTAGAAGGACACACTTACCCAGTAAACTACGTCGAGTTTTCTAGAGATGGTACAAAACTAGCGTCGTGTTCTCTTGATGGGTGTACCAACATTTGGGAGGCGGAG ACAGGGGACAAAATAGCGACTCTACCGGAAAACAGTTTAGGAATAAAAGTGTGTCGTTTTTCCCCCAACGGCGAACTTTTGATCACTGCCGGAGACGACGAGAAGGCTACAATATGGGATTCTAGTAACATAGCAGCGATTGC AACTCTGGAAGGACACTTGGACGCCGTTACTTCGGCTAGTTTTACGCCAGACGGCGCCATCATCGCGACAACATCAACCAACGCAGATTTCAGACTGTGGAAAGGCGACACGTACGAGACCATCATCGTCAAAGAAGATGCCCACGATTATGGCATACAAAGTTGTGATTTTTCGCAGAATTTGGATCCAGTGCCTAACAGCATGGTCGACGAGCAGTGTTACGTCCTTGGAACCTGCGGAAATGACAGTCTTGTGAAACTCTGGAGGATATCTTTGCCCAAA aaAGGTGGTGAAGTAAATTTTGACGACATCGATATGAAGATCTGGCGCTCGTTGCAAGGCCACGGGGGAAATGTCATTTGTGTGCGATTTTCTCCGGACGTTAGCGAGATTATATGTTCGACTGCTACAGATCGGCAAGCGAGGATTTGGTCGGTTTATAGCGCTGAATGTCTTTATGTGCTCGATCACGATTCGATAGTCACGGCTTGCGCCTTCAGCTCCGATTGTTCGTTGTTGGCTACAGGGTGCATAGATAAAACTTTATGGTTATGGAAGTTGCCGCAGCAATTG GTGTTTAGGACTATAGTGGCCAACAAAATAAAGTGTCGGACCAAGGCTCTGATAGACTGGACCAACGGTGACGTCATAAAATGGTTGAAGAACATGGATCTCGGCGACGTCGTCGTGAATGCGCAAAATGCCTCGTTAGACGGTCAAAAGTTGTTGACACTCAGTGAAGAACAGATCTGTTCGGGATTAGACTTAA GTGAAGATCAAACGGAGAGATTGGGCAAGGAAATTCGATGGTTGAAGCAGGACGAATTGCAAATTTCTAAGACGAAAAGTAGCGAAATTCCTCACGAATTCTTATGTCCCATCACCCACGAGATTATGAGGGAACCTGTCACTTGCAGCGACGGTTTTACGTACGAGAAGAACGCCATCTGTGAATGGTTCATGTCGGGAAAATACACGAGTCCTCTGACTAATGAAAACTTAATAAACACCGAATATACCTACAATCAGGAACTAAGAAATGCCATACATTCCTTTTTAGATAATGAAGAATAA